Genomic DNA from Nilaparvata lugens isolate BPH unplaced genomic scaffold, ASM1435652v1 scaffold6731, whole genome shotgun sequence:
ttaatcaatctaatttaaatttggacaaaaaataatctatatagTTTCATTGCACATTGTATAAAACAGCCTGTAAGATTTTTGTAACTGTTGTTCTTGTTTGCAATTCTAAATGTTTGCAAAGGTAGTGTgatctttattcattcaactactACAATGAATAATTGGGGATTCGATCAATTTGGGTTTCTAAAACATGAGCAAGACAATATAATGGCACTCGCTATCTTTAGAACTATTAATCTCATCACGACTGAAACTTTGCACTACACTACGTTGTTGATGTTTATTCCACTGTCAttcataataaacaataaaatacatACACAATTCAAACTACTTTAAATAACTTCACGAAATCGGACGaaacaaacattttgaaaatttatacacTTCTTACACACCGTGTCCCACAAAGACTTTTACACGTTTGCTTTTATATTACGTGaccattcatgcaccgaaccttttttataattttacacagtttacaaagtaggttctagaaatattctgggaaaatttcagctccctaaaCTTCGTAGAAAGAAAATGGTAGTATAAACGATAAACGATACTTTAAGAACATTGAAATGTGTTTTTGGTTTTATGTAACATTACCCTTCAAGTAACCCCATAAAAAGAAGTCACAAACAGTTAAATCTGGTGATCGGGGTGGCCAATCCAAAAAATCACTTCCACGACCAATCCAACGGCCATGAATTTTGTCATTTAGTAATTGGACATATTTTGCGAAATGGTGGAGCACCATCTTGTTGGAAGATTGCTTGATCCATTTCTGGTACCATCAAATGAGTCAAGACTACCGCAACGTAGTAAACAAAGAAAATAACTCATGAAAATAGTTCTTATAGCAAGCGAAttagtaaaattttcaatatgccgccattttgtttttacgAAGGTTggggagctgaaattttccaaGAATATTTTCAGGACCTACTTTGTGAACtatgtaaaattttaaaaagttcgGTACATGAATGGGTCcgtattataaaattaaacatGTAAACAAGCTCTTCGTGGTGTATTTCACCACATCTAATACGTTCAATTAGGGCCTTCGAGGCCCGAGGCTACCTCTAGATTTTAATCTGATTCCGGCCGAGCCGGAGACTAGCATAATTCCGTGGAAaaggaaaataatgaaagtttgaaatattcccaaatactcGTGTATTTTCCATCGCTAATGGAAATACAGTTCCGTGAGAATACCTCAACCCTGCATAAAATTGGAGTCTTCCCGGATGCAAGTTGGCAGAACCTGACTTTTgcgagaaaattatttttcaacacaaaaataaatttctcacgatGAAAATTTACACACAAAATTCAGCTACAAGATCACTAAAGTCTCATTGTTGAAGTCCTAATTCTACACCTTTTTAAATGAACCCAATCAAAATTTCACTCTATGAATACACAAacccataattaatttatttcaatatcacCATTACAATTACTAGTTTCGGGTATTTTTCTTCCATTCTCAAGTGTCAAAatgctttattatttattcatttatacaataagtacattatcgaaatgatagggagaggaaaaaataaggtaaccttgtgctattcctctctattattataaataataaaatgaattattcattttgacACTCGAGAATGGGATAAATTAATACAGATtccaaaatataaatttctaagaaaagtattcaattttcaaaaaaatcattcttAGCCATTGTGAGTCATTGTTTTGGATGGACATGTCAAGTCGTCGGTTACAGCTAGCTACTTAGAAACAATTTATTGTCAGGTCATATCAGAATCAGAGGCTCTGAAAATGATCAGGTGGGACCTGATATCTCGACACCAGATCACAcgatattatcattttattttgctAAATTGATAGTTTCCAAACTGAAAACAATACCGGGGTAAAATTTCCCCTGACGCTTAGCCTCAATTTTCATCAAAAAAGCGTTTCATCCTGAATTTTTCCTGCTTACCGACTATTTATATAATACTAAATATTTTCGACTtgagaatttataaatttttttagtACCGGTATCACATCCTTATAAAAGCCAACATAAATATTTCGGCTTTGATTGTAATACATTCTTCATTTTACtcgattaaattttgatatatgattttttcaacaattttcgaTACCTTctcatatttctatttttctcgtTTTCCAGCTGAACCTTCAGTTGACGACCTGATGGCGATGTCAGTGAGTGCCGATTCCAAAAAGCCACCCAAAAAGTTTGACGCATCCGTGTTCGAAGACGATTTTGAGTATGCAACAAGAGCATCGACGTCACACCAATCTGctcaaaatttaaattcatacaGTTTTTCACCAGCTAAAATTCGACAGTACGACGGGTTCCATGATGCCAAAGTAGTTTACAAGGGCGACAATTCGGAGGAAGAAGCCGACGCTGACATCATAATTGAAGAAGAGGATGTCTCTACTGATAATGGTTTGAGAGTGTTGCAGGAATTCTCTACTCCCTTCCATAAGAACGTTTTCATGAATGCCTGTGCAGCTAATATACCGTCCAGCTTTGATCATGTCAAACAAAAAGAAAATCAACCGAAAACACTGAACAGagattttgagatattgaataTCGAGAATAATTCTGCATTTCAAAAGAATTCGATCACTCAAATGTATGCTTCCGGTGCTTCTAATATTACTGAAGCATATCCTCCTGTTGAAAGTGTTACAACTTCAATCAAAGTCATTTACGAAGGGTGTTTGGAAATAACTGATACCGTTGACAGAATCTGTAGTCTTGTGTTGAACTCTATCAAAGTGATTGTTTTATTGAGAGGGTGTCCTGGTAGTGGTAAATCGTACATGGCTGAGAAAATTATTTCGAATGTCAATAAAATCCGCCCAGAGATTGAACTGCAGCttaaaaatcatgttttcaGCACCGATGACTACTTTATGACGCCCAGATATGGTTACCGGTTTGATCCGAAAATGCTACCGGGCGCACATATCTGGAACCAGAATCGAGCCGGTAAAGCGTTGATGCAAAATGTGAACCCGGTAATAATCGACAATACAAACACTCAGACCTGGGAGATGGCTCCTTACGTACAGGCTGGTGTTCAGTATGGCTATGTTGTCGAAATTTTAGAACCTGAAACAAAATGGAAGTTCAATGAGTATGAGCTGTTTCGTCGAAATATACACGGGGTACCGCGAGTGAACATCAAGAACATGTTGGAGAGATATGAGCACGGTATCACaagaaacaacatttttccaatatttcaataCAAGTACGACCCTTCAAAACAGCCTCCTCAGATTGTTCCCGATGGAGAAAAAAATTCTCGTAAAATTGGTTCGAAAGTTGATACAGTACAATCCAACTCATATATCAGGCCAGCTAATTTCCCTCAGACTTCCAATCTACCTAACAGTTTTCCATTGGCTCCACAGCCTGCCAGTCATGGACAAGAAGTCGATAATAATCAACCGAAAAATAATCTCGCAACCCAAGAAACTAACTTCTCCATTTGACTGCATCTTGTCGAACGTTCTTTGAAAAGTCACTGTTATCGTCAGCTACTGGAACTGATAGTGCCAAAGCGCT
This window encodes:
- the LOC120356421 gene encoding uncharacterized protein LOC120356421 — protein: MSQPGNRRRRRKHGKNKNEGPSSKDDNSRDELYDDFLLMFGESIDPIEIYNVLKKNDWKPEPSVDDLMAMSVSADSKKPPKKFDASVFEDDFEYATRASTSHQSAQNLNSYSFSPAKIRQYDGFHDAKVVYKGDNSEEEADADIIIEEEDVSTDNGLRVLQEFSTPFHKNVFMNACAANIPSSFDHVKQKENQPKTLNRDFEILNIENNSAFQKNSITQMYASGASNITEAYPPVESVTTSIKVIYEGCLEITDTVDRICSLVLNSIKVIVLLRGCPGSGKSYMAEKIISNVNKIRPEIELQLKNHVFSTDDYFMTPRYGYRFDPKMLPGAHIWNQNRAGKALMQNVNPVIIDNTNTQTWEMAPYVQAGVQYGYVVEILEPETKWKFNEYELFRRNIHGVPRVNIKNMLERYEHGITRNNIFPIFQYKYDPSKQPPQIVPDGEKNSRKIGSKVDTVQSNSYIRPANFPQTSNLPNSFPLAPQPASHGQEVDNNQPKNNLATQETNFSI